From one Abditibacteriota bacterium genomic stretch:
- a CDS encoding DEAD/DEAH box helicase family protein → MPVDQKNIVSKMSWFTHTAAKELCTWLKRRMPRDGGDWWQDMVLDNLSQSERLIVQENHYSKLDDLDLAMLLRVTDKNWNYFAQPGSFWHSDRECVKEMIRVRNRWAHPSAELTGKDAIIQDLATLNDFFDFVMPENTYSSDIASFRTSVANMSFAEPAPQAVVVPTVTVSESDSGIHEKDEVYPVSDPDARGLVVSIVESGGHKEYSVFINNGFSTFYEGQIRKVAPKAPYTEIDKDTLLSRLTAYEINHPSAGSLYSMNAAKIDYVPYQFRPVLKLIRSDEPRILIADSVGVGKTIEAGLIIKELEARSDLEKVLIICPKPLVAERKWELEMKRFEENDFVTLDKQLLTRAIEDCHLDETWPHKYNKAIIPYSVLDSTIYENLAEKEWHRGHMGLDPAPHFDLVIIDEAHHIRKGTMMKDKAFQYKCIHYLCEHASAVVMLTATPLQTDDDDLFTLLNLLRPDLILDKEVFAMMMRPNQYIYNCSCAIRSGAKDWARTAIDELKKVTTTDWGENVIARNPLYEDILSRLANCIGLTDKDRERQERVSLAYDVESLHTLNNMLNRTRRKDIEMNFCTRRSYTVSVKFTERQRELHDALLNFEEFALNKIHNRGVKFMMSTIRRQASSCIFALAPYVNDLIERRMDRIDLDFDDDDLEIRDVVFTGEELLAMLAEKLLTLSKDLPEEDPKFDKIIEIIEEKQKQQNNKIILFSTFRRTLDYLEDKLKKRGYRVAQVHGGIRDEERRQLTNRFRMDKNDPDALDILLFTEVGSEGLDYQFCDTMINYDLPWNPMKIEQRIGRIDRRGQKSEVVHIYNVITEDTVDAEIYERCLLRIGIFERSIGECEAILADMSKELNTIASGELTDEERQKKLQQLADNEVRQIQEEARREEDEKALFGFSFARTAHAKDLKDAESLWVSPQAIRRLIVRYFADRLGDKEVFSGKQMQLGKESKQALLEDYRKLPKSSSSVYAAWAAYLKDYSADKRWHQVAFTPEDADVEPKPFFFTPTHPLVKQAARHFSDSSESFVRLTCISDTLPAGVYPFSLYGWTYKGLSPRYRVVPICEDPEIGSEFGELLQFAESSAGTDMPAKETWEKLDGIQYTRWQSEKEKYLTDIRKNADYKLESLKSSFGKRRATLESQIREAENAKLRRMFEGELEKARAQYERKTEEIRQRAESADIHTANIAHGVIEIRRS, encoded by the coding sequence ATGCCGGTTGATCAAAAAAATATAGTCAGCAAAATGTCCTGGTTCACTCACACAGCCGCCAAAGAACTGTGTACATGGCTGAAGAGGCGCATGCCTCGTGATGGAGGCGATTGGTGGCAAGATATGGTGCTGGATAATCTGAGCCAGTCTGAGAGGCTGATCGTTCAGGAGAATCATTATTCAAAGCTTGATGACCTGGATCTTGCTATGCTGCTGCGTGTGACAGATAAAAACTGGAATTATTTCGCTCAACCTGGCTCTTTTTGGCATTCGGACAGAGAGTGCGTAAAAGAAATGATCAGAGTCCGCAACAGGTGGGCTCATCCATCTGCTGAACTGACCGGTAAAGACGCTATCATTCAGGATCTTGCCACACTGAATGATTTTTTTGATTTTGTGATGCCCGAAAACACGTATTCTTCTGACATCGCCTCATTCAGGACGTCGGTAGCAAATATGTCATTTGCAGAACCGGCTCCGCAAGCGGTTGTGGTGCCGACAGTCACGGTATCCGAGTCTGACTCCGGCATCCATGAAAAAGACGAGGTATATCCGGTGAGCGATCCGGATGCCAGAGGCCTCGTTGTGTCAATAGTCGAATCGGGCGGCCATAAGGAATATTCGGTATTTATCAACAACGGCTTTAGTACTTTTTACGAAGGTCAGATACGCAAAGTTGCCCCAAAGGCGCCTTATACTGAGATAGACAAAGACACTCTTCTGTCCCGACTGACGGCATATGAGATCAACCACCCATCGGCCGGCAGTCTCTATTCAATGAACGCCGCCAAGATCGACTATGTGCCTTATCAATTCCGTCCGGTGCTCAAGCTGATACGTTCCGACGAGCCCAGGATCCTGATAGCCGACAGCGTAGGCGTAGGCAAGACCATTGAAGCAGGCCTGATCATCAAAGAGCTGGAGGCCCGCAGCGACCTTGAAAAGGTGCTCATCATCTGTCCGAAGCCCCTGGTGGCAGAGCGCAAATGGGAGCTGGAAATGAAGCGCTTTGAGGAGAATGACTTTGTCACCCTTGACAAACAGCTGCTCACGCGGGCGATAGAGGATTGCCACCTGGATGAGACCTGGCCCCACAAATACAACAAAGCGATAATCCCATATTCCGTGTTGGACAGTACTATATATGAAAACCTTGCCGAAAAGGAGTGGCATCGCGGTCATATGGGGCTTGATCCCGCGCCGCACTTTGACCTGGTGATCATAGACGAGGCTCATCACATCCGCAAGGGCACCATGATGAAGGATAAGGCTTTTCAGTACAAATGCATCCACTATCTTTGCGAGCACGCTTCGGCTGTGGTGATGCTTACAGCAACTCCATTGCAGACGGATGATGATGACCTGTTTACCTTGCTGAATCTGCTGAGGCCCGATCTCATATTGGACAAAGAAGTGTTTGCTATGATGATGAGGCCCAACCAATACATCTACAATTGTTCCTGCGCCATTCGCAGCGGCGCTAAGGATTGGGCCCGGACAGCCATAGACGAACTGAAAAAGGTAACAACCACTGACTGGGGCGAGAATGTCATTGCCAGGAACCCTCTTTACGAGGACATCCTGTCGCGTCTGGCAAATTGTATCGGTCTGACCGACAAAGACCGGGAGCGCCAGGAACGCGTGAGCCTGGCCTATGACGTGGAGTCGTTGCATACCCTGAACAATATGCTCAACCGTACCCGCAGAAAGGACATAGAAATGAACTTCTGCACGCGGCGCAGCTACACGGTGTCTGTCAAATTTACGGAGAGACAGCGGGAGCTGCATGACGCCTTGCTGAACTTTGAAGAATTCGCCCTGAACAAGATCCACAACAGAGGCGTCAAGTTTATGATGAGCACCATCAGGCGTCAGGCCTCCAGCTGTATCTTCGCTCTCGCGCCTTACGTTAACGACCTTATCGAAAGGCGAATGGATCGAATAGACCTCGATTTTGATGATGACGACCTGGAGATCAGAGACGTTGTCTTCACCGGAGAGGAACTCTTGGCTATGCTTGCTGAAAAGCTGCTGACACTGTCAAAGGACCTGCCCGAAGAAGACCCCAAGTTTGACAAGATCATCGAGATCATAGAGGAAAAACAAAAACAGCAGAACAACAAGATCATCCTGTTCAGCACCTTCCGCCGTACACTTGATTATTTGGAAGATAAACTGAAGAAGAGAGGATACAGGGTGGCGCAGGTCCACGGCGGAATAAGAGACGAAGAGCGCCGGCAACTGACCAATCGGTTCAGGATGGACAAAAACGACCCCGATGCGCTGGATATACTGCTCTTTACCGAGGTGGGCTCCGAGGGCCTGGACTACCAGTTCTGCGACACCATGATCAACTATGACCTTCCCTGGAACCCTATGAAGATCGAGCAGCGCATAGGACGCATCGACCGCCGCGGCCAAAAGAGCGAGGTCGTCCACATATACAACGTCATCACCGAAGACACGGTGGATGCAGAAATATACGAGCGCTGTCTCTTGCGAATAGGGATATTTGAGCGAAGTATCGGCGAATGCGAAGCGATCCTTGCCGACATGAGCAAAGAGCTGAACACGATAGCTTCCGGAGAGCTGACCGATGAAGAGCGTCAAAAAAAGCTGCAGCAACTGGCTGATAATGAGGTGAGGCAGATCCAGGAGGAAGCTCGCAGAGAAGAAGACGAAAAGGCTTTGTTCGGTTTTTCATTTGCAAGGACTGCTCACGCAAAAGATCTCAAAGACGCGGAAAGTCTGTGGGTGTCGCCGCAGGCGATCCGCAGGCTGATAGTCAGGTATTTTGCGGACAGGCTGGGAGACAAAGAAGTCTTTAGCGGAAAGCAGATGCAGCTTGGTAAAGAGTCAAAGCAGGCTCTGCTGGAAGACTATCGCAAGCTGCCAAAGAGCAGCTCGAGTGTTTATGCTGCATGGGCGGCCTATCTGAAGGACTATTCGGCAGACAAACGGTGGCACCAGGTCGCCTTTACTCCGGAAGACGCAGACGTGGAGCCAAAGCCCTTTTTCTTCACTCCTACTCATCCTTTGGTGAAGCAGGCGGCGCGTCACTTTTCCGACAGTTCCGAGTCGTTTGTCCGTCTGACATGCATTTCAGATACTTTGCCTGCCGGAGTGTATCCTTTTTCGCTTTACGGCTGGACTTACAAGGGCCTTTCGCCGAGATACAGGGTAGTTCCCATATGTGAGGACCCCGAGATCGGCAGCGAGTTCGGAGAATTGCTGCAGTTCGCAGAGTCGTCCGCAGGGACTGATATGCCTGCCAAAGAAACCTGGGAGAAGCTTGACGGGATTCAATACACTCGGTGGCAGAGCGAGAAAGAGAAGTATCTTACGGATATCAGGAAGAACGCAGATTACAAGCTGGAAAGCCTGAAGAGCAGCTTTGGCAAGAGACGGGCTACTTTGGAGTCTCAGATCAGAGAAGCAGAGAATGCAAAGCTCCGCAGAATGTTTGAGGGCGAGCTGGAAAAAGCCCGGGCTCAATACGAGCGCAAAACAGAGGAGATACGGCAGCGCGCGGAGAGCGCAGACATACATACGGCTAATATCGCGCACGGCGTGATTGAAATAAGGAGAAGCTGA